One part of the Eucalyptus grandis isolate ANBG69807.140 chromosome 10, ASM1654582v1, whole genome shotgun sequence genome encodes these proteins:
- the LOC104422566 gene encoding AAA-ATPase ASD, mitochondrial — protein MTAFEMWSHLGSVMAGLMFVWAMFKEYFPPQLRMHVEAYARKAVDQVHPYVQIKFPEFEGERLERCETFTAIQNYLSGSASATAKRLKAESVKDSKSLVLSMDENEEVVDEFEGVKLWWSSRLIPSQKPTFSLFSSAEDRRLYRLTFHRSHRELITGSYIEHVLEKGKAVAADNRQRKLFTNNPSSNWGHYKATKWSHVLFKHPSTFDTLAMEPSKKKEIMNDLLRFQRAKEYYERIGKAWKRGYLLYGPPGTGKSTMIAAMANFLNYDVYDLELTTVKDNTELRKLLIDTSEKSIIVIEDIDCSLDLTGQRKTKKQEKEDDEEKADPVKKMMKGEEESKESKVTLSGLLNFIDGLWSACGGERIIVFTTNFVEKLDPALIRRGRMDKHIKMSYCCFESFKVLARNYLGVESHPLFARVRLLLKETEMTPADVAENLMPKLDDEDEDACLEGLIEALEKAKEDARKKSEEEEKAAAAEAEATAARAMAEEEAQQASSVEKQENGGRGCAEEVKENGVL, from the exons ATGACCGCATTCGAAATGTGGTCTCACCTCGGCTCGGTCATGGCTGGGCTGATGTTCGTCTGGGCCATGTTCAAGGAATACTTCCCTCCCCAGCTCCGCATGCATGTCGAGGCCTATGCTCGGAAGGCCGTCGACCAGGTCCACCCCTATGTTCAGATCAAGTTCCCGGAGTTCGAAGGTGAGCGGCTCGAGCGGTGCGAGACCTTTACCGCGATCCAGAACTACCTGAGCGGGAGCGCCTCGGCCACGGCCAAGCGGCTCAAGGCCGAGTCCGTCAAGGACAGCAAGTCGCTGGTACTCAGCATGGACGAGAACGAGGAGGTCGTCGACGAATTTGAAGGGGTCAAGCTCTGGTGGTCGTCGAGGCTGATCCCTTCCCAGAAGCCCACGTTTTCCTTGTTCTCTTCTGCCGAAGATAGAAG GTTGTATAGGCTGACCTTCCACCGGAGCCATCGGGAGTTGATCACTGGCTCTTACATAGAGCATGTCCTGGAGAAGGGGAAGGCGGTCGCTGCTGACAACCGGCAGCGGAAGCTCTTCACAAACAACCCAAGCTCGAACTGGGGCCACTACAAGGCGACCAAGTGGAGCCACGTGTTATTCAAGCACCCCTCGACCTTCGACACCCTGGCAATGGAGCCgagcaagaagaaggagatcaTGAACGACCTCCTCAGGTTCCAGCGAGCGAAGGAGTACTATGAGCGGATTGGTAAGGCGTGGAAGCGTGGCTACCTCCTCTATGGCCCGCCAGGGACTGGCAAGTCCACGATGATTGCTGCGATGGCCAACTTCCTCAACTACGACGTGTACGACCTGGAGCTGACAACGGTCAAGGACAACACGGAGCTGAGGAAGCTGCTGATCGATACATCTGAGAAGTCGATCATAGTGATCGAGGACATCGACTGCTCGCTCGACCTGACTGGCCagaggaagacgaagaagcaagagaaagaAGACGACGAAGAGAAAGCGGATCCTgtcaagaaaatgatgaaaggcGAGGAAGAGAGCAAGGAGAGCAAGGTGACGCTGTCAGGGCTCCTGAACTTCATCGACGGGCTGTGGTCGGCATGCGGGGGCGAGAGGATCATCGTGTTCACGACAAACTTTGTGGAGAAGCTCGACCCAGCCCTAATCAGGAGAGGGAGGATGGACAAGCATATCAAGATGTCGTATTGCTGCTTCGAGTCGTTCAAGGTGCTCGCGAGGAATTACTTGGGCGTCGAGTCGCACCCACTGTTCGCGAGGGTGAGGCTGTTGCTGAAGGAGACGGAGATGACTCCAGCAGACGTGGCGGAGAATTTGATGCCCAAGTTGGacgacgaggacgaggacgcTTGCTTGGAGGGACTGATCGAAGCGCTCGAAAAGGCGAAAGAGGATGCCAGGAAGaaatcagaagaagaagaaaaagctgcTGCAGCGGAAGCAGAAGCAACTGCTGCTAGAGCGATGGCTGAGGAAGAAGCGCAACAGGCATCGAGcgtagaaaagcaagaaaacgGTGGGAGAGGATGTGCTGAAGAagtgaaagagaatggtgtactttaa